One Arachis hypogaea cultivar Tifrunner chromosome 18, arahy.Tifrunner.gnm2.J5K5, whole genome shotgun sequence genomic window, tttgtaaacattatatatatatatatatatataattgcagTGACTATATATAATAGTTATGAtacttaaaaaaaagtaaattgtcAATTATGCTTCCAATTGTAAAACGTTGACAATAATAACCCTAATATTTGATAACGATAATTgtactcttaaaatttttaaaaacattacAAATCTGCCAAACCATGAGGAGAATTCTTTTCCGTTAAATAGAGCTTAGTAATGTGACAGACAGAAATCCAATATAACATCCTTTAAGAGTTTCAATCTCATTTCTGTTTTATCCCTAATTCATGAAAGCCTATCCCAATTCAATTTAAATGACCAAATTAACCTTAAATAAAAGACCGTATGTAACTATGACTATTAACGACGCGTAAAATTGAACAGTTTCTTGGTGGTGGTCTCTGTTTGTCTTCGTCTCTTGTATCTTTGTCCTCATCTTTTGGAATTGGTAATGTCACATGCAGGCTCACGTTTGGCATTGATACTCAGTGTATAAATCTCCATTGAATAATCAAAGTTCGGGTAAGTATTTTATGTTTTCGTTGTTGTTATTATCAGTTCGTTGGGGTTTGCACAGTATTGGTgattaagtgttttttttttttttgaaatggagGTTCGATGATGGTGTTTTGATGTGTTGTTTTAGCTTATTGTGACttatttggtaatttttattAGATGGCAACTCATATCACGTTTGTCTATTACCATCGGGGTTGGTTAGAGAAGGATGAGGATGGTGTGCTGAAGTATACTGGTGGGTTAGTGAGTATATCATCGAGAGGGTGCACGTTGATACATATAATTTGTTCTTTGTGGAAGGTTTATTTCTAGATTTAGGTTATACTAGGTATAATGAAGTGAATTGGTTGAAATCAGGGATGGATTTAGCTAACAAATTACGGGTGTTGAGAAGGAATGCTGATGTGGTTAAGTTTTGTGATATGATGCTACATTGAAGAATGAAAACAGGGCCTACTTGTATTTTGAGCATCCTGTTGATGCCGATCTAGAGTATGTTGATGAAGTCTTGGTTTCTGACGATACAAATCAGGATAGTGCAATGGTTGGAGGATCTGATGACGAAGAAGTAGAGGAACCTcctttaaaaaatcatgaaaatcatcACGAGGATCCCCCATAGCATGAGGAGCATGGAGGACCTGATGACGAAGAAGTAGAGGGACCTCCTTCAAAAAATCAGCAAAATCATCAAGAGGATCCCCCATAGCATGAGGAGCAACTGCAAGAAGAGGGTGAACCAATGTTGAGTAAAGGTGGGCATGATGAGAAATTGCAAAATGACATAGCTTTTGAGATGCTACCTAATCAAACTCAAGCTGCAACAATTGTCGATGAGGCCCCAATGTAGGAGACAACCATGAGACACACGTTGAAGGTCAAGAGGGGCAATTTAACCCTGAAGAAGCTGCTGACAGGGGAAGGAGACGCAGGAAGAAACATTCGAGACCCCAACCATCTGGTAGAGCACAACCTACACCATAGAACAATAGTAATGCACATGCAGGTTAGtatatttattgtatattttttgttgATTAAAACATGCAGTTATTTACAAATATCATATTAATGAATTGTAGATCCTAAGAGTAATATTGTTTAATGTTGTGATTCTGTTTTACTTGCCAAAGTTGTCAGTTAATTAATGCCCTAATAGCCTAATGATATTGTTATGCGACTTCCATAGCAGATTCCATGTTCCCAGGTTTTTCCTGTCGTTGCCCGCGTCACCGCCTAACCTTCAATGCCGTTCGTTGTCGTCTGCGCATTGACATCATCTGCGTCGTAGCTGTCGCCCAAAGTAAAACTAAGTCTGTTATCAATGCCGCTCCTCGTCGCAGATTGTGTCATAGCTCTTACGCTTCTTATCCAGTCCCATTTCATCACCACGCGTGATAATCCACTCAGTTGTGGCAGTGCTTCCTTTTTCCTCCTTGATACTACTGCTCCATCCCGTGGCATCATCTCCGACTCGTCGCTGATATTCCTCTATGTCTCCATTGCTCCATCTATTCCCCCAATACAAATTTATCTCCGGATTCATGGACTCCATGATGCTCTTCTTATTTGTTTTCAGTAATGAAGTGAAAAATATTCGATGTCAGATCTTCCAAAATTGATACTACTATGACGTTTCCTCGCCCTTTGCATAGAGAGAAAGCATGTTCTTTTTTGGAGTTTTGGGTCAAAATCACCTTATTAGAAGATTGATTCTCCTTCTATTTCATCCTGGAGCTTCCCTGTCAATGATTTTCTGGTAACATTATCTTCAACTCCCATAACAAACTATCTATATATATGAGAAATTCACTAAAGTCCATATTATGGTAGAGTCTTGAAGAAGTTTTTGAGTTGCTTCAATGgcaaaataaaaagatttaatataaCTATAGTTTGAATTAATTGCTGCAAGAGCAGCAATCGAAGTGAGAGGAAGAAGGACGAGAGAATTAAGACAATCAATAATTGAATTTGGGATTAGAATTCATTCGATTAGGGACTGATTTGACTTGGTCTAACAAACTTATTCTCCTAGCAACAAGAGAATATTAGTGTACGAGTGCCATACTAGCTGTTAATAGACTACGTCAGTAAGCGTTAACTATTCCAGtgaaaaaaatgactaaaaatttAACGTAATTAGATTCATTATTTTTCagagataaatttaattaatttaattaaaaaaatcgaaatatctttttagaataattttaattattaactcaATTTTGTTTACTTTATAAAATGAAACAACAGTTAATAGGAATATAATAACATAATGATTGCCCAATAATACCAGCTATTGCCATCCCAGGAAAAAACATGAGGAAAATATACACCACtatcattttctttctttacttactGATATATCGTATATTTCCACTATCTTGATGATATCAAATAGATATGTCTAATggcatttgaaaaaaaaagaaaaaaaaaaagacgtcTATATCCCCATCattcattttcctttttttttttgttttttgtttttttctcctCCACattatttttcgagtttttttttattaaaaaagaaaaaagaagaagaaagaagtctTGCCAtgtttaaaagttaaaatatacCAATTGGGATCACTCATGTCTTACTCTTACCAAAGCGGCAAAGCTCActatattaaatagaaaagttTAAACACGAATTGAATTAATATTGAGATAGTTCACCccattaataattttgtgatggaAGTTGAATTAAAGACTAACATAAATTACGTACGAATAATAAGTTGGATTGCATTTGTTTTTAgaaataagacattaaaatagaaatataaaaatatatatatatatatatatatatatatatatatatttgatagataaaataaaaataaaaatattatatttaaagatattaatttagtgtattttatgttatttttgaaaaaaagaatacaaaaatattaacaaaagatataatttattttttatttttttattatttttattaattttttataattatattttttattattatattttttttctaaattttttgtatgaaaaaaataaaagtaaattaaacgtttataatttattttaatttatcactaaataaaatacaaaaatattaatttttgtatttctcttatcttattctatttttaGTGTGATGTCTTATCCTATTTTTAAAACTAAGCAGCTTTGGAGaatgaatttaaataaattaaaattttgaatcagattaaaatatatattataacttttaatttattttagacacaaaaaaaaactttaattctTTAAGAATAAATTTTAACATTAACTCCAATTTATCAATATATCAACGTGTAATTAATATGGCGTTTTCGGCAAAGTCAAAACATGATCAAACTACAAACCATTCTATATAAATAGGGAgtggattttttaattttttttaactgtttgataaaatatgattttttattatttaatatttttaatattttttattttatttaaaaaataaaaaataaaaaattatactttattaaatatataattaaaaaaattaagaaaatccaTTTCTATATAAACATAAAATCGACACAAGTGATAATTATTTAGACTATTTAAGCACTATGTTCCGcatttgactatttttttatttattgaaaagtAAAGTCGGATggaattattagagattattaatTGTTAGCTTCGAATATTCGAGAATTATTAAGATTAATAGATTTACTTTTCGTTATgtataataataaaagtataaaattaattaaaatgtaaactttttattaaataatattaaattcaaatattaaaaaatgggtatcttttgataaaaatatatgtatattaaaaattagtaacTAAATTAcctattcatataaaatatatattaaaatataaaatatatgttaaaaatatataaaacaatatatatatataaaataatcatgttagatgtatattaaaattagttattaaaatcagtttataaaatataatatatacatatttaaatataaaatatatattaaaaataaattaaattatatatttatatacaaatatagacgatttggtggttgatttttttgtatacacaatattttttatatacaaatatacgaTAACAAATTTAATAGTTGATGTTTTGTATACAATAAAATTAGTATCCAAACTTTTTTAACTTAAATCTTCAATCAAGTCATAACGTGTTTTTTCTTCAAACACATGTACatagtgttaattttttttctttcgttgtCATCATCGTTATTGTCTACTTCTTCTTTTATGTGTTTCTTTTTTTAACGTCGTCATTGTCACTACTGCCACTACTATTATTGTTATTGCTGCTGCCGtcatctttttcttgttcttattctcttatatatattcaataaaaattataaaaattttgatacacaGTACACAAAAATTGATGCACATTgctatattaataattttttgtattatatataaatatcaatGCTATATTcttaaatttatgttttatgtacacaattttgttttgtataaaaatttatgtgtttgataataaaatttttatgctttgtaataaaatttatgtgttgaaaaggcacaaaaataaaaaaactacatGATAGACtagcattatttttttttattgaatttgtatTAACTCGattaaatttagttaaaaaaaatgctGGTGCATATAGTATTATCATTTTGTATATACCTAACATTTTTTACTTTGTTATCCATATAGGCTATGCAGCTTGTGTTTGAGCCTCTTGAATTTttataaatccaaaaatataaagaaaGAAAACTTAATAATACCTTGATTGTTTTGATTTCGAAAGCAATACAATAATggcaaactaaataaaaaacaagCCGTATAAATTTCGATTTcatatatgaaaaataacaaaaacaaggCTAAAGGAGTGGATCACCAAAGAGAGTCCAATACTCCAATTTGAAGTAGGATGATGAACACCACATGCTTAATTAGCAAATTAAAACACCCATacctaattataataaaaaccaAATCTAAAAATAACTCAAAATGAACCAGACCATACCAGGAATATTAATCATGTAGCTACTAAGTGCGTTATCATAGGTGGCCACATTCATTTCAAAACCCTCGAATATTCCTTTTTTAGTATCATGATTTTGACCTAAACCTAATTAGTAAATTACAATTTCTCTGCCCTCCGATCTTCTTTTATCAACCCAGAGTTTATAAGATGAACGGTTATGATGggaatttcattttcaaaaaaggggtttgttatgtAATATTCCTTTGGATTTGgaatcttcaattttattttttttttcgaacacCGTTTCATTCATAGGGTTCCCTATAAATACCCAATTTTCTCTTCGTTGTTGAAACCAAGCAAAGAATCGATTTTTACAGCAGTTTTAGACTCCCAACAAATCTGAATTCTCATTTCTCAATTCTCACACACCACCACACTCGAAAACAAGAATCATTCTTCATTGTCATTTCCATTATTATGGCTGGGATTGTTGTTGTTTTGGACTTCGACAAGACCATTATTGAATGTGACAGTGACaattgggttgttgatgaattgGGTTTCACTGATCTGTTTAATCAGCTTCTTCCCACCATGCCTTGGAACACTCTCATGGTAAGGTTTCATTTTCTCTGAATTTGTATTGCCACTAAGCTCTGCTTTTTTTCTATAAACTACATTGTTTGCATGGCCTAAAGACTTTAACTTTTTTGGGTTTTATAGGACACCATGATGATGGAGCTTCATGCTAATGGGAAAACCATTGATGAGATTGTGAAGGTTCTGCAGAGAATTCCTATACATCCCAGAGTTGTCCCTGCCATTAAAACCGCCTATGCTATGGGGTATGCTATGTCATATGTCACTAATCTATTTAAACTTTGTAATTAAATACAAAAACTTTTAATTCTAAATTGAGTTTAAGTTTGATGCAAAAAGTAGTAATTTTTTATGATGGGGCATTACTTGATGTGTGAAAATTAAATTCTTCTTAATTTATAAGTTTAGGACAcagcaaaatttttaaatttatttttgtaacttTTCAGGTGTGACTTGAGGATTGTAAGTGATGCAAACACACTTTTTATTGACACTATATTGAAGAACTTAGGAATAAGAGAATGCTTCTCTGAGATCAACACAAACCCTTCCTATATTACTGAAGAGGGAAGGTTAAGAGTTTTGCCTTATCATGACTCCAACAAATCTCACCATGGATGTAGCCTCTGCCCTCCAAACATGTGCAAGGTCTGTTTATATGATACCCCTTTGATATTTAATCAAACCGAAAAAGGTTGAATTTTTTTGGCTAATTCTAATTTACTTTTGTTTGGATTGCAGGGTCTAATCATAGAGAGAATCCAAGATTCAATAACATGTGGTGAAGAGAAGAAGAGGTTCATCTATCTTGGGGATGGAAGTGGGGACTATTGCCCAAGCTTGAGGCTGAAGGAAAAGGACTTTATGATGCCAAGGAAGAACTTCCCAGTTTGGGAGCTGATATGTAAAGATCCTTTGCTTGTTAAGGCCGAAATCCATGAATGGAGTGATGGAGAAGACATGGAACGTATTTTGCTGCATTTGATCAACAAGATCTCTATGGAGGAATTCATTTCAGCTGATTGCAAGAGGCAGAGTTTCTCAGTTTCTTCTCATGAGTCTTTACCTCATGTTCTCCCTGTTAGGCAGTAATAATATTAGTAACTAATAGTAATAGTGAATAATCAATAGCAAATGTAACATAGCTCAAAAGTGTTTATCTTTCTTGCACTTCTAATCAAGCCAACAGTCCCTAATCTAAACGGTTTCAACTGTTGGAAATTGGAATGGCCCTCAAGATAGGGCTCCATAATGTGAATTTGAATGAAATCTAAACTTTAGTTGGCTACTTTGCTCTATTTTGTTACTTCTGCAGCTTTTGGTTcatgcataaaaaataaaaaaacacaaactGATCCTCACTTGGACCCATGCAAACATTTATATTTTAATGCAGCGGTAGTCAAGATTCTGTTCAATGTTCcaccaaaataaaattataaaaatccaaTCTCACTTTCCCTCTCATCATTATATAGGAAAACTTTTAAGTATACCTGTACACTAATGTTTCAATGatttttaatagttgattttaattataaaatatatacataatgtaTATAATTAAGATAAcgattaaaatttattgaaataccTATATATATCCATATATATGCATGCCTCATCCGATGTGTCATTATTAATTTGTCATATCTGGTGAACTTGCttaagaaattattgaatttggtAGAGTTGTTGAAAGTTGGTGAGCAATTGAATGAGGTAAAAGGCCATGTGGTTCAATGCAAATGCATAAGTTATAAAGCTTATTTGGGTAGTGTGCCATGCACTAAaccatattttttagaaaaattttcaaGTGTAGTGGTATAccgatatttaattaatttttaactgttgattttaattataaaaagtatatataatatatataattaagatcaacagttaaaaattactaaaatactgGTGTACCAGTATACTTAAAAACTTTCCTATTTTTTATCTCTTGCTTTCTCTACCAAATGCAGACGTGCTTGGATCTCACTACTATAAATTCAAAGGAATCAATTTTTCTAGATAGTGTAGTCTAACTCTGATATCATGATccacataaattaatattttgcaGCTAGTGCTTGTGTGTTGTGCATTTCATTCTCTAAGCCTTTCTATACTATGTGCTATTTCTTTCTTTTCGTCTTTAGTCAAcgaaaaaaataagtaaattacTCGTTTATTTTTGTTATCATACCCGTACGTATAAATTAATCACTGGTTAAAATCCCAATAATCAagaattcaatattttttatggtGACTCcaatatacttttttcttttttgtgtgcTTCAGAAGCTTGACTATGCAAATTTTCCATATACTTAACAACGAGTTTTAGGataaaaaacttaaataaatCAAGGAGTCATCAACATTATACAATaatctcaaaataaaaaatattacgtaCATATGGTTATGCAtatatctatataaattaaattgatttaatttgaattacaTATTTTAGTACATAATCGAATTAGATtgaatcaaattaataaaattattgataaatacttgagttgaattaccaaaGATTGATATTCGAAATATATCCCATGAGcagtaaatcgaatcaactagATTTGATTTACTATAGTTAATTTGATTTACTACTGAACATGTACAGCCCAtatatagtaaatcgaattagcTTAATTCGATTTAATATTGATACAGATTATTAACATTTactatttttaagttaatttaattaactttaaaatataaatgtcaataaaaaaatactgtctatttggattaaataaaatatcaaaaaatcaaaacgaataagagtataaatcaaatttttgtgttttagttcaaattccaaaaaatttacatttttataaacttatgaatttaaaacggaataataaataatttttaaaaattcattaaaaatcattcTTTGACTCATTAATATCTAAAGAATCATTATCGGAACTTCTGATactgaaaaaataaatataaaatatagtcCTCCAAAATAGCATAAgaattaaaacttaaatttttttaaagtcacaaataattatacaatataaaaaaattaactatatctatataatatataatttgaaaaataatatatttaaaacaaTATCAATATGCATTGTTGGCAGCAGCAATAAAGGCCCTCTCCTCCTCTCCAGGTGCCTTCCCCGGCTGCTTTAAGAAGGATTTGGTTCATGAGATTAAGAGAttttatagttttgcaaaattattaaagtttttgtgattttggtaattgatcttaattattaaatataaatattatttatacaataaaattatttattaaaattaatcattatatattttaatttatttttaatttatattttatatttaatatgtaaattattctaataattaattttaataattgatttttatgtatatttaacatgttgattattaaaatatatatgattaaaaataataattaaaattactaaaatactaaTATTTGTTGAATACTTTAAAGTTTAAAAGAAGGATTCTATTAAAAAagaatctatatttttaatacgTTCTCTTTAGagattattaaattttaagtttttatatcGCATATTATCTttcttattaaattatattatgagtttaattttttatgtccTAACATGATCATTTAATCATATTCATATGTGTATTTAGATacttttttgaataataaattttaatattaattatttttattaatgtaacaaactaacaatatataattaattttgtgtttttatacatgaaattaaattcttatattatacatgaaattaaattcttatgttaattttgtgttttaaataTAATGCGTTTCTGAAAACATGGTTCCAATGTGCACCACGTTACTACCACAGCCACCGGTATCATAATTAGGCCAAAAAACTAGAATAAACCAAGGGAAGTTGCAAATTACCTAAATGAGCCAAAGTGAAATTCGTTTCTGCAATGAGCCAAAccctatatttatataattcgaaccggTGTGGTTCGAACTCCATTcatgagtaattcgaaccagggtggttcgaattactaagagAGAAATTGATTCAAGTaaatcgaaccagggtggttcgaatta contains:
- the LOC112772878 gene encoding inorganic pyrophosphatase 2; translation: MAGIVVVLDFDKTIIECDSDNWVVDELGFTDLFNQLLPTMPWNTLMDTMMMELHANGKTIDEIVKVLQRIPIHPRVVPAIKTAYAMGCDLRIVSDANTLFIDTILKNLGIRECFSEINTNPSYITEEGRLRVLPYHDSNKSHHGCSLCPPNMCKGLIIERIQDSITCGEEKKRFIYLGDGSGDYCPSLRLKEKDFMMPRKNFPVWELICKDPLLVKAEIHEWSDGEDMERILLHLINKISMEEFISADCKRQSFSVSSHESLPHVLPVRQ